The Opitutus sp. ER46 genome has a window encoding:
- a CDS encoding LacI family DNA-binding transcriptional regulator, with product MKAKPNYATGLLVPNLEAVARAAGVSVSTVSRALRNHPKISTATRQRIHEIATRLGYRPNPYVHVLMSHVRQARTAPYAATFAWLDRAASPDAWRDIHVQRLFYEGAVARAEQLGFKIDRIYCRTPGMSRTRLASMLLARGIHGVLCTADEPNARLLELPLNPASFAVATIGCRFVDPDLHFSTNDQFASAATAHRQLRALGYRRVGFVTTREHEEIVDFRFSGGYLSAVAGENKQGTIPILFHQTGATAALREWLRRHRPDALLVVGNIDVVRLTSDAGLRVPEDIAVAVLDWHKGLRDIAGMDQDHARVGAGAVDLVVSQIRRNEFGIPVHAQGVIVESRWVAGASAPPR from the coding sequence ATGAAAGCGAAACCCAACTACGCGACCGGTCTGCTGGTCCCGAACCTTGAGGCGGTGGCGCGGGCGGCCGGGGTTTCCGTCAGCACCGTGTCCCGCGCGTTGCGCAACCATCCGAAGATCTCGACCGCGACGCGGCAGCGGATCCACGAGATCGCCACGCGCCTCGGGTATCGGCCGAATCCCTACGTGCACGTCCTGATGTCGCATGTGCGGCAGGCCCGGACGGCCCCCTATGCGGCGACCTTCGCGTGGCTCGACCGCGCCGCGAGTCCGGATGCGTGGCGCGACATCCACGTGCAGCGTTTGTTCTACGAGGGCGCGGTGGCGCGGGCCGAGCAGCTCGGGTTCAAGATCGACCGCATTTATTGCCGGACCCCGGGGATGAGCCGCACGCGGCTGGCCTCGATGCTGCTCGCGCGCGGGATTCACGGCGTGCTGTGCACCGCCGACGAGCCGAATGCGCGCCTGCTGGAGTTGCCGCTCAACCCGGCGTCGTTCGCGGTGGCGACGATCGGCTGCCGCTTCGTGGATCCGGACCTGCATTTCAGCACGAACGATCAGTTTGCCTCCGCGGCGACGGCGCACCGCCAGCTCCGGGCGCTCGGCTACAGGCGGGTGGGATTCGTGACGACCCGCGAGCACGAGGAGATCGTCGATTTCCGATTCTCGGGGGGGTATCTCTCGGCGGTCGCCGGCGAAAACAAGCAGGGCACCATCCCGATTCTCTTCCACCAAACCGGCGCGACGGCGGCCCTGCGCGAGTGGCTGCGGCGCCACCGGCCCGACGCGTTGCTGGTGGTCGGGAACATCGACGTCGTCCGGCTCACCAGCGACGCCGGCTTGCGCGTCCCCGAAGATATCGCCGTGGCCGTGCTCGACTGGCACAAGGGGCTCCGGGACATCGCGGGCATGGACCAGGATCATGCCCGGGTCGGCGCCGGGGCCGTCGATCTGGTGGTGTCGCAGATTCGCCGCAACGAGTTCGGCATCCCCGTGCATGCGCAAGGCGTGATCGTGGAGAGCCGCTGGGTGGCGGGAGCGAGTGCTCCGCCGCGGTGA
- a CDS encoding sulfatase, with protein sequence MPTPRPNILFAITDDWSFGHAGAYGCPWVDTPAFDRVAREGLLFSQAYTVNAKCAPSRATLLTGLHSWQLKEAGNHAGFFPPEFKVYPEVLEESGYFTGSTNKGWAPGVALQADGSPRRLVGRAFDARTCEPPSPRMNRCDYAANFEDFLAAAPAGRPWCFWYGSSDPHRAYEPGSGARRGGRRPEEIERVPAYWPDNDTVRHDLLDYGFAVEHFDRHLGRMLAALDRTGAADNTIVVVTSDHAMPFPRAKGQPYPFSTHVPLAIRWPAGIAGAGRIVSDFVSHVDIAPTLLQAAGLEASAVGMAPPAGRSLGELLAGHAPAVPRDAVYIGQERHDIGRPGDVGYPVRGIIERDWVYLRNFEPDRWPACNPETGYLNCDGSPTKTHILQHRLDPAGRRHWELCFGKRPAEELYDLRRDPDCLENLAPDAAHAAIRDRLRDRLFATLRETADPRVNGRGAVFDAYLVARPEMRGFYEKWQRGEAPYCDWVEPSDFAPLT encoded by the coding sequence ATGCCCACCCCGCGTCCGAACATCCTTTTCGCGATCACCGACGACTGGTCGTTCGGCCACGCTGGCGCCTACGGCTGCCCGTGGGTCGACACCCCGGCGTTCGACCGCGTCGCGCGGGAGGGCCTGCTCTTTTCCCAGGCCTACACGGTGAACGCGAAATGCGCCCCGTCGCGGGCGACGCTGCTGACCGGACTGCATAGCTGGCAGCTCAAGGAAGCCGGCAATCACGCCGGGTTTTTCCCCCCGGAGTTCAAGGTGTACCCCGAGGTCCTGGAGGAGAGCGGCTACTTCACCGGCAGCACCAACAAGGGCTGGGCGCCGGGCGTGGCGCTCCAGGCGGATGGGAGCCCGCGCCGGCTCGTGGGCCGCGCCTTCGACGCCCGCACCTGCGAACCGCCCTCGCCCCGGATGAATCGCTGCGACTACGCGGCCAATTTTGAGGATTTCCTGGCGGCGGCGCCGGCGGGCCGGCCCTGGTGCTTCTGGTACGGTTCCTCCGACCCCCACCGCGCGTACGAACCCGGCTCCGGCGCCCGGCGCGGCGGCCGCCGCCCGGAGGAAATTGAGCGGGTGCCGGCGTATTGGCCGGACAACGACACGGTGCGCCACGACCTGCTCGACTACGGCTTTGCCGTGGAGCACTTCGACCGGCACCTCGGACGGATGCTGGCGGCGCTGGATCGCACCGGCGCGGCGGACAACACGATCGTCGTCGTGACCTCGGACCACGCGATGCCCTTTCCGCGGGCCAAGGGTCAGCCCTACCCCTTCAGCACCCACGTGCCGCTGGCGATCCGCTGGCCCGCGGGGATCGCCGGCGCCGGACGCATCGTATCCGACTTTGTGAGCCACGTGGATATCGCGCCCACCCTGCTGCAGGCCGCGGGGCTCGAGGCCTCCGCCGTCGGCATGGCGCCGCCCGCGGGGCGCAGCCTCGGGGAACTCCTGGCCGGGCACGCTCCGGCGGTGCCGCGCGACGCGGTGTACATCGGGCAGGAGCGGCACGATATCGGCCGGCCGGGCGACGTCGGCTATCCAGTCCGGGGCATCATCGAGCGGGACTGGGTTTACCTGCGCAACTTCGAGCCCGACCGGTGGCCGGCGTGCAACCCGGAGACCGGGTACCTGAACTGCGATGGGTCGCCGACCAAGACCCACATCCTGCAGCACCGGCTGGACCCGGCGGGCCGCCGGCACTGGGAGCTGTGCTTCGGCAAACGCCCGGCGGAGGAACTGTACGATCTGCGCCGCGACCCGGATTGCCTCGAGAATCTCGCGCCGGATGCGGCACATGCCGCCATCCGCGATCGGCTGCGCGACCGCCTGTTCGCAACCTTGCGCGAGACCGCGGACCCGCGGGTGAACGGGCGCGGCGCGGTGTTCGACGCCTACCTCGTGGCGCGCCCGGAGATGCGCGGCTTCTACGAGAAGTGGCAGCGCGGCGAGGCGCCGTACTGCGACTGGGTCGAGCCGTCGGACTTCGCGCCCCTCACGTAA
- a CDS encoding right-handed parallel beta-helix repeat-containing protein, with protein MFPRCLRSSAPLLFAPLALALGSVTPRAYAAGPQIVPTFHCLSVYWKPDTPPADPAGCALAYRIAGTDTWHAALPLWFDATDHPGVPEHSREYRGSLVNLRPGTSYEVRLTPAGGPPVVVPARTWEEQFKVKARHVLPPGTHGAPLVITEGGSPAEGYVLYEAAPGTVAAWDVADTADAAIEVRASHVILRGAIIRGARRHGIVLGDVTDVVIEACDISGWGTNKREGAAKFGQNYHAGIYSESRQLARVVVQRCRIHHPRSAANSWGAKGEPDTVENGHPQGPQGIVFGESAGNHVLRYNEIYSDEEHGFNDGMGAWENRGFAGFPNRDSDIYGNRIANVWDDGIEAEGADMNVRIWGNFIDQTFMAFGLASTSLGPLYVFRNVSGLTRRDPPDARDPRGPYPHGGGMFKLGAPARFEHFVNGRVYLFHNTIGQPLHAGQRAGAMHGIFVTESKLLLRQVVARNNLLDVRLPKNDAIKDPPHNLTNDYDHDLLTGVIEGRAGYEAHGILAAPRYTAATVLPAGAAPLAAGSPGQGAAEPLPGFNDGFTTAPDVGAAQTGAATLRFGVEADWNSWVQAAR; from the coding sequence ATGTTCCCCCGCTGCCTGCGTTCCTCCGCCCCTTTGCTGTTCGCCCCGCTCGCGCTCGCGCTGGGCAGCGTGACGCCTCGCGCCTACGCCGCCGGGCCGCAGATCGTGCCCACGTTTCACTGCCTGAGTGTGTACTGGAAACCCGATACACCACCTGCCGACCCGGCCGGCTGCGCGCTCGCGTATCGGATCGCCGGCACGGACACCTGGCACGCCGCGCTGCCCCTCTGGTTCGACGCCACTGATCATCCGGGCGTGCCCGAACACTCCCGCGAATACCGTGGCAGCCTCGTCAACCTGCGGCCGGGTACGAGCTACGAGGTAAGGCTCACGCCGGCCGGCGGCCCGCCGGTCGTGGTGCCGGCGCGCACCTGGGAGGAGCAGTTCAAGGTGAAGGCCCGGCACGTCCTCCCGCCCGGTACGCACGGGGCGCCCCTCGTCATCACCGAGGGCGGTTCGCCCGCCGAAGGCTACGTCCTGTACGAGGCCGCCCCCGGCACCGTGGCGGCATGGGACGTGGCGGACACTGCCGACGCCGCCATCGAGGTCCGCGCATCGCATGTGATCCTCCGCGGCGCGATCATCCGCGGCGCGCGCCGCCACGGCATCGTGCTCGGCGACGTCACCGATGTCGTCATCGAGGCGTGCGACATCTCGGGCTGGGGCACGAACAAGCGCGAGGGCGCGGCCAAGTTTGGCCAGAACTATCACGCCGGGATCTACTCGGAATCACGCCAGCTCGCCCGCGTCGTGGTTCAGCGCTGCCGGATTCATCATCCCCGTTCCGCCGCCAACAGCTGGGGAGCGAAGGGCGAACCGGACACGGTGGAGAACGGCCATCCGCAGGGGCCGCAGGGCATCGTGTTCGGCGAGTCCGCCGGCAATCACGTCCTCCGCTACAACGAGATCTATTCGGACGAGGAGCACGGGTTCAACGATGGCATGGGGGCCTGGGAAAACCGCGGCTTCGCCGGGTTTCCCAACCGCGACTCCGACATCTACGGCAACCGCATCGCGAATGTCTGGGACGACGGCATCGAGGCCGAAGGTGCGGACATGAACGTGCGGATCTGGGGCAACTTCATCGACCAGACCTTCATGGCGTTCGGCCTGGCCAGCACATCGCTCGGCCCGTTGTACGTGTTCCGCAACGTCTCCGGGCTCACCCGGCGCGATCCTCCCGACGCCCGCGACCCACGCGGTCCCTATCCGCACGGCGGCGGCATGTTCAAGCTCGGGGCGCCGGCCCGGTTCGAGCACTTCGTCAACGGCCGCGTGTACCTCTTCCATAACACGATCGGCCAGCCGCTGCATGCAGGGCAGCGCGCCGGGGCCATGCACGGCATCTTCGTCACCGAGTCCAAGCTCCTGCTCCGTCAGGTCGTCGCGCGGAACAACCTCCTCGACGTGCGCCTGCCGAAGAATGACGCGATCAAGGATCCGCCGCACAACCTGACGAACGACTACGACCATGACCTGCTCACCGGCGTGATCGAGGGACGCGCCGGGTATGAGGCGCACGGCATTCTCGCTGCGCCCCGCTACACCGCGGCCACGGTTCTCCCCGCCGGAGCCGCCCCGCTCGCTGCCGGGTCGCCGGGCCAAGGCGCGGCCGAGCCGCTTCCCGGTTTCAACGATGGCTTTACCACGGCCCCCGACGTGGGCGCCGCCCAAACCGGCGCTGCCACGCTGCGCTTCGGCGTCGAAGCCGACTGGAACAGCTGGGTCCAGGCAGCGCGCTGA
- a CDS encoding glycoside hydrolase family 88 protein, with protein sequence MPTPPRLLAHLSPRSCALVFVLAAAVAAPAAEPDPVALARETVARVSRHQPAQFGPVRDGDYAAVRSVAEVRSARPPTGLGWNYSWGVTLYGVLRASETLGDPALGKWVAAHNQAVARYLAWIEPVEREAGASREWQTFIEARDVPAGGLLRLGNLDNCGAMGAQILENLLRHPQDVTPADRRLVARIAEWIVHRQERLEDGTFWRPAMTDEDKLWPLGTIWADDLYMSCPFLVRYAAFTGKPQHRTDAARQILNMAARLQDADGVWFHGYSVVRREASPFKWGRANGWAMVATVETLSALPEDHPARADLLAVFRRHAAGIARLQGESGCWRQILDRPETWEETSCTAMFAYCFARGAHRGWLPPEYRRAAERAYASIARTKVTPAGAVNGTGEGTGISLKLDYYLNRRRPDDDLHGRGAVLLAGCELIQPK encoded by the coding sequence ATGCCGACCCCTCCCCGGCTCCTTGCCCATCTGTCCCCGCGCTCCTGCGCCCTCGTCTTCGTCCTTGCCGCGGCCGTGGCGGCACCGGCGGCCGAGCCGGATCCGGTCGCCCTCGCCCGCGAGACCGTGGCCCGCGTGTCACGGCACCAACCGGCGCAGTTTGGGCCGGTCCGCGACGGCGACTATGCTGCCGTTCGCAGCGTGGCGGAGGTCCGGTCTGCGCGGCCGCCGACCGGCCTGGGCTGGAACTACTCCTGGGGGGTCACGCTTTACGGGGTCCTCCGGGCATCCGAGACGCTCGGCGACCCGGCGCTCGGGAAGTGGGTTGCCGCGCATAATCAGGCAGTCGCGCGCTATCTCGCCTGGATCGAGCCCGTGGAGCGGGAGGCCGGGGCCAGTCGCGAGTGGCAGACCTTTATCGAGGCCCGCGACGTTCCGGCCGGCGGCCTCCTGCGCCTCGGCAATCTCGACAACTGCGGGGCAATGGGCGCGCAGATTCTGGAGAACCTCCTCCGCCATCCCCAGGACGTGACGCCGGCCGACCGCCGCCTTGTGGCGCGCATCGCGGAATGGATCGTCCATCGCCAGGAACGCCTGGAGGACGGCACGTTCTGGCGACCGGCCATGACGGACGAAGACAAGCTTTGGCCGCTGGGCACGATCTGGGCGGACGATCTCTATATGTCGTGCCCGTTCCTCGTCCGCTACGCGGCGTTCACGGGCAAGCCGCAGCACCGCACCGACGCCGCGCGGCAGATTCTGAACATGGCGGCACGCCTGCAGGACGCCGACGGCGTGTGGTTCCACGGCTACAGCGTGGTGCGCCGCGAGGCTTCGCCGTTCAAATGGGGACGGGCCAACGGCTGGGCCATGGTCGCAACCGTGGAGACCTTGTCGGCGCTGCCCGAGGATCATCCCGCGCGCGCGGACCTGCTGGCGGTCTTTCGTCGCCACGCCGCGGGCATCGCGCGGCTGCAGGGGGAGAGCGGCTGCTGGCGCCAGATCCTCGATCGGCCCGAGACTTGGGAGGAAACCTCGTGCACGGCGATGTTCGCCTACTGCTTCGCCCGCGGCGCGCACCGCGGGTGGCTGCCCCCGGAGTATCGCCGGGCCGCCGAGCGGGCGTACGCCAGCATCGCGCGCACGAAGGTCACGCCGGCGGGCGCCGTCAACGGCACCGGCGAAGGCACGGGCATCAGCCTCAAGCTCGACTACTACCTCAATCGCCGCCGGCCCGACGACGACCTGCACGGGCGCGGCGCCGTGCTCCTCGCCGGCTGTGAATTGATCCAGCCGAAATAG
- a CDS encoding Sip1-related alpha-galactosidase produces the protein MLELSNVPPPSAQVDVPLGTLDGGILQLEHTRVLAQVPPTFAVEPDPLGVGVFLQVTWPAPRATLECPLGQLVGLQRFTSGARNAPFWVAPVVGTATSQVQRETLWVLAQVGPQRFVLVVPLLGPTTRYSLAGDETGLRLVADTGDEAVPVDHGTAVFIAMGRDPYALTAAAARAVTHRLGAGRLRLEKPLPDFIDDFGWCTWDAFYQDVSSEKVLAGLASFAAGGVQPRFLLLDDGWQTVAKPPEGAERLSGFASNDRFPEGLAALVNATKTRFGIKRLLVWHALLGYWGGVADAALPGYGTRDVTRSFPAGVPRTKHDWDVAPWGATAGVPAASEIGRFFDDYHRSIAAQGVDGVKVDNQATLEAVSTGQGGRVVLARAYREGLERSVHTHFDGRLINCMSVTSEGVYLMRHSVLMRTSDDFWPQRPDAHGHHLFTNAQVALWFGEFVLPDWDMFQSGHPAGAYHAAARAVAGGPIYVSDKPGAHDFELLRKLVLSDGSVLRPDSIARPSPDCLFADPTREPVLLKVFNTNRDCGVVGVFNAQYHASGTRPPITGTVGIADVPTLAAGPCAAFVHRANRVCRIDSADSIPVALAEGEWELVSLAPVENAFAALGLADKLNSTGAIVRREWRGATEVRVQLREGGRFLGWSAQEPAAVFCDGRPVSWQHGAAGRLEIALPCGGPRTLILQWR, from the coding sequence ATGCTCGAGCTTTCCAACGTCCCCCCGCCCTCGGCTCAAGTCGATGTCCCCTTGGGGACGCTCGACGGCGGGATTCTCCAGCTGGAGCACACCCGGGTCCTGGCCCAGGTGCCGCCAACGTTTGCCGTCGAGCCCGACCCGCTCGGGGTCGGCGTCTTCCTTCAGGTCACCTGGCCGGCGCCGCGGGCCACGCTGGAGTGCCCGCTTGGGCAACTCGTCGGCCTGCAGCGCTTCACCAGTGGAGCGCGCAACGCCCCGTTCTGGGTCGCACCCGTCGTCGGCACCGCGACGAGCCAAGTGCAACGGGAGACGCTCTGGGTGCTCGCCCAGGTCGGCCCCCAGCGTTTCGTGCTTGTGGTGCCACTGCTCGGCCCGACGACGCGGTATTCGCTCGCCGGAGACGAAACCGGCCTGCGCCTGGTGGCCGACACCGGCGACGAGGCGGTGCCGGTCGACCACGGCACCGCCGTATTCATTGCCATGGGACGCGACCCGTACGCGCTCACCGCCGCGGCGGCGCGCGCCGTCACCCACCGGCTCGGCGCCGGCCGGCTGCGCCTGGAGAAGCCGCTGCCCGACTTCATCGACGACTTCGGCTGGTGCACCTGGGACGCGTTCTACCAGGACGTCTCCAGTGAAAAGGTGCTTGCCGGGCTCGCCTCCTTTGCGGCCGGCGGCGTGCAACCGCGCTTTCTCCTCCTGGATGATGGCTGGCAGACCGTGGCAAAGCCGCCGGAGGGGGCCGAACGATTGTCGGGGTTCGCCAGCAACGACCGTTTTCCCGAGGGGCTGGCGGCCCTGGTCAACGCGACCAAGACACGCTTCGGCATCAAACGCCTGCTGGTCTGGCACGCGCTGCTGGGATACTGGGGCGGCGTGGCGGACGCCGCGCTGCCGGGTTACGGCACGCGGGATGTGACGCGGTCCTTCCCGGCCGGCGTGCCCCGCACCAAGCACGACTGGGATGTCGCGCCGTGGGGCGCGACCGCCGGCGTGCCGGCGGCCAGCGAGATCGGCCGGTTCTTCGACGACTACCATCGGTCAATCGCCGCGCAGGGCGTCGACGGCGTGAAGGTCGACAACCAGGCGACGCTGGAAGCGGTATCGACCGGCCAGGGCGGACGCGTCGTGCTGGCGCGCGCCTACCGCGAAGGGCTCGAGCGCTCGGTGCACACGCATTTCGACGGGCGGCTCATCAACTGCATGTCGGTGACCTCGGAGGGTGTATACCTGATGCGCCACAGCGTGCTGATGCGGACCTCGGACGATTTCTGGCCGCAGCGGCCGGACGCGCACGGCCACCACCTGTTCACGAACGCCCAGGTGGCGCTCTGGTTCGGGGAGTTCGTCCTGCCCGATTGGGACATGTTTCAGTCCGGGCATCCGGCGGGCGCCTACCACGCCGCGGCCCGCGCCGTCGCCGGCGGTCCCATCTATGTTTCCGACAAGCCCGGAGCGCACGATTTTGAGCTGCTGCGCAAGCTGGTGCTTTCCGATGGGAGTGTGCTCCGCCCCGACTCCATTGCCCGTCCCTCACCCGACTGCCTGTTTGCCGATCCCACGCGCGAGCCCGTCCTGTTGAAGGTCTTCAACACGAACCGGGACTGCGGCGTCGTCGGGGTCTTCAACGCGCAATATCACGCATCGGGAACGCGGCCGCCGATCACCGGAACCGTCGGCATTGCCGACGTGCCCACCCTCGCAGCGGGCCCGTGCGCGGCCTTCGTGCACCGCGCGAACCGCGTCTGCCGGATCGATTCCGCCGACTCGATTCCGGTCGCCCTCGCCGAAGGTGAATGGGAGCTCGTCTCGCTGGCCCCGGTGGAAAACGCCTTCGCCGCCCTCGGCCTCGCCGACAAATTGAACAGCACCGGCGCGATCGTGCGGCGCGAATGGCGCGGCGCCACCGAAGTGCGCGTGCAACTGCGTGAGGGCGGACGCTTCCTGGGCTGGAGCGCGCAGGAACCCGCCGCGGTGTTCTGCGACGGCAGGCCGGTCTCCTGGCAGCACGGAGCCGCGGGCCGGCTGGAGATCGCGCTGCCCTGCGGCGGTCCGCGAACCCTGATCCTGCAGTGGCGATGA
- a CDS encoding sulfatase has product MIRCFPSLPRRRHILPALALLFAFTLARALAAPPGARPNVLIAISDDQSWPHASAYGCKQVQTPAFDRVASRGTLFRNAICPSPGCSPSRAALLTGMHPWMLEQAGTHASSFPRKFETFPDTLAQHGYFVGMTGKGWGPGSWKASGRTHNPAGPEFQQRKVAQRPSDAISEIDYAANFAAFLSARPKDQPFCFWYGAQEPHRKYDPGSGVRAGKNLAEIPVPPFLPDTPAVRSDIADYLAEVEWFDAQLAKMLRLLEERGELENTLVIVTSDNGMPFPRAKANAYEYGIHVPLAISWPARFVQGRQEDAVMPFVDLTATVLDAAGVAPAAGNTPVGTSWLPWLARNGPAPQRHAFASRERHSSSRFENHGYPQRAVRTEHYLYLRNLHPDWWPAGDPQEYNDNGELGKMGGSYHDIDPGPTLESLRAEGVDATLQRYLHLAVDKRPLEELYDITADPGCLHNLAGDPQHAAVLEQLRAELLAEMKRTGDSRLGRDPEVWETYERFEGKNRRFPPSP; this is encoded by the coding sequence ATGATTCGTTGCTTCCCCTCCCTGCCGCGCCGGCGGCATATCCTGCCCGCGCTGGCGCTGCTGTTCGCTTTCACCCTGGCGCGCGCCCTGGCGGCGCCTCCCGGCGCCCGGCCCAACGTCCTCATTGCGATTAGCGACGACCAAAGCTGGCCCCATGCCTCGGCCTACGGCTGCAAACAGGTGCAGACGCCCGCCTTCGATCGCGTCGCATCCCGGGGCACCTTGTTTCGCAACGCGATCTGCCCGTCGCCGGGCTGTTCGCCGTCGCGCGCGGCGCTCCTGACCGGGATGCACCCGTGGATGCTCGAGCAGGCCGGCACCCACGCCAGTTCCTTCCCGCGGAAATTCGAGACCTTTCCCGACACGCTGGCCCAGCACGGCTACTTCGTCGGCATGACGGGCAAGGGCTGGGGCCCCGGGAGCTGGAAGGCCAGCGGGCGGACGCACAACCCGGCGGGACCGGAGTTCCAGCAGCGGAAGGTCGCGCAGCGTCCGTCCGATGCGATCAGCGAAATCGACTATGCCGCCAATTTTGCGGCGTTTCTGTCCGCGCGGCCGAAGGACCAGCCTTTCTGCTTCTGGTACGGTGCGCAGGAGCCGCACCGTAAATACGATCCGGGCTCCGGCGTGCGCGCCGGCAAGAACCTGGCGGAGATTCCGGTGCCGCCCTTTCTCCCCGACACCCCCGCGGTGCGGTCGGACATCGCGGACTACCTCGCCGAGGTCGAGTGGTTCGATGCGCAGCTCGCGAAGATGCTGCGCCTGCTGGAGGAAAGGGGGGAATTGGAGAACACCCTCGTGATCGTGACGTCGGACAACGGCATGCCTTTCCCACGCGCCAAGGCCAACGCCTACGAGTACGGCATTCACGTGCCCCTGGCGATCAGCTGGCCCGCGCGATTCGTGCAAGGCCGGCAGGAGGACGCCGTCATGCCGTTCGTCGACCTGACGGCCACGGTGCTCGACGCCGCGGGCGTCGCCCCGGCCGCCGGCAACACGCCGGTCGGCACGAGCTGGCTGCCGTGGCTGGCGCGCAACGGCCCGGCGCCGCAACGCCATGCGTTCGCCTCGCGCGAACGCCACTCCTCCTCGCGATTCGAGAATCACGGCTACCCCCAACGCGCCGTGCGCACCGAGCACTATCTCTATCTCCGGAACCTCCATCCCGATTGGTGGCCGGCCGGCGATCCGCAGGAGTACAACGACAACGGCGAGCTGGGCAAAATGGGCGGCTCGTATCACGACATCGACCCCGGACCGACGTTGGAGTCGCTGCGGGCCGAGGGCGTCGATGCGACCCTGCAACGCTACCTGCACCTCGCCGTCGACAAACGCCCGCTCGAGGAATTGTACGACATCACCGCCGACCCGGGATGCTTGCACAACCTGGCCGGCGATCCGCAGCACGCCGCCGTATTGGAACAGTTGCGAGCTGAGCTGCTGGCCGAAATGAAGCGCACCGGCGACTCACGCCTCGGCCGCGACCCGGAGGTGTGGGAGACGTACGAACGTTTCGAGGGCAAGAATCGCCGTTTTCCGCCGAGCCCGTAA
- a CDS encoding sulfatase: protein MRLAHVLRRSFLLLALPAPFALAAPATAPAAIPPTPPAAAAARPNILFISVDDLRDWTGYLGHNRQAKTPNIDRLARQGTVFTRAYCASPSCNPSRAALMSGLRPNTSGVYENNNDWRRVISEDKMLTTTLRRAGYYVCGAGKIYHEYYPRRSEWDDYLEKEGGLPAVPPGVSTGIGGIRFAPLDCRDDELNDYHITDYGIEELKKPHDKPFFLAIGLHKPHMPWNVPRKYYDLFPLDEIELPPYLESDLDDIPPAGVRMAQPEGDHARVQKSGRWKEAVRGYLAATAYTDMNIGRLLEALEKSPYAANTIVCLWGDHGWHLGEKHHWRKFALWEEATRTPLIWLVPGLTKPGSVCDRPVDLMSLYPTLTDLCGIPTPAHLEGRSVKPLLADPHAAWDTPALITYQYNNHAVRNDGWRYIRYANGDEELYDEHADVNEWKNLATDPAQRARMEQLRAFIPTRNAPNIGGPPQQGAEDFGDRKQPKARQQ, encoded by the coding sequence ATGCGCCTCGCCCACGTTCTTCGTCGCAGCTTCCTCCTGCTGGCCCTCCCGGCGCCGTTTGCGCTCGCCGCCCCCGCCACCGCCCCGGCCGCCATCCCGCCGACCCCGCCGGCCGCAGCCGCCGCGCGCCCGAACATTCTGTTCATCTCGGTGGACGATCTGCGCGACTGGACCGGCTATCTCGGCCACAATCGCCAGGCCAAGACGCCCAACATCGACCGGCTGGCGCGCCAGGGCACGGTCTTCACCCGCGCGTATTGCGCCTCGCCGAGCTGCAACCCGTCGCGCGCCGCGCTGATGTCCGGCCTCCGGCCCAACACGAGCGGGGTGTACGAAAACAACAACGACTGGCGGCGGGTCATCTCGGAGGACAAGATGCTGACAACGACGCTGCGCCGGGCGGGCTATTACGTGTGCGGCGCGGGCAAGATCTATCACGAGTACTACCCGCGCCGGAGTGAGTGGGATGATTACCTCGAGAAGGAAGGCGGCCTGCCCGCGGTGCCGCCCGGCGTGAGCACGGGCATCGGCGGAATCAGGTTCGCCCCGCTGGACTGCCGCGACGACGAGCTGAACGATTACCACATCACGGACTACGGCATCGAGGAGCTGAAGAAGCCCCACGACAAACCCTTCTTCCTGGCGATCGGCCTGCACAAGCCGCACATGCCGTGGAACGTGCCGCGGAAGTATTACGACCTGTTCCCCCTGGATGAGATCGAACTGCCACCGTACCTCGAGTCGGACCTCGACGACATCCCGCCGGCGGGCGTGCGGATGGCGCAGCCCGAGGGCGATCATGCGCGCGTGCAGAAGTCAGGCCGCTGGAAGGAGGCCGTGCGCGGTTACCTGGCCGCAACTGCGTACACCGACATGAACATCGGCCGGCTGCTCGAGGCGCTGGAGAAGTCGCCCTATGCCGCCAACACCATCGTGTGCCTGTGGGGCGACCACGGCTGGCACCTGGGCGAGAAGCACCATTGGCGGAAATTCGCCCTGTGGGAGGAGGCCACGCGCACACCGTTGATCTGGCTCGTGCCGGGCCTGACCAAGCCGGGCAGCGTGTGCGATCGCCCCGTCGACCTGATGTCCCTCTATCCCACCCTCACCGATCTTTGCGGCATTCCCACGCCCGCCCACCTCGAGGGGCGCAGCGTGAAGCCGCTCCTCGCCGATCCGCACGCGGCCTGGGACACCCCCGCCCTCATCACGTACCAGTACAACAACCACGCCGTGCGCAACGACGGCTGGCGCTACATCCGTTACGCCAACGGCGACGAGGAGCTCTACGACGAGCATGCGGACGTGAACGAATGGAAGAACCTCGCAACCGATCCCGCGCAGCGGGCCCGGATGGAGCAGCTCCGGGCCTTCATCCCCACCCGGAATGCGCCGAATATCGGCGGTCCGCCGCAGCAGGGCGCCGAGGATTTCGGCGACCGCAAGCAGCCGAAGGCGCGGCAACAGTAA